TGCGCTTGGCACCGGGCGGCCGCTGGCGCTCGACAAGGACAAGCGCCTGTTTACCGATGCCGGTCCACAATTCGCGCCGCCGCCGGAATTTGCCCGCGCCAGGGCCGGCTTCTCGGAGGTGATGCTGGGTGACCGGGCCTACTACGTATACAAACTGAGCCGCGACGGCTTCGATTACATACTGGTACAGGACCAGCTCGATTTTGAAGAGCGCGAGCAACTGCTGTTCGATGTGGTGCTGGCCTGTTTTGTGATCAGCGTACTGATCGCCTGGGCGTTCGGCGCGGTACTCGCCAACCGGGTCATGCAGCCGGTGGCACTGCTTGCCGAGGAAGTGCGCTCCGGTGTGCGCGCGCGCGGTGCCGAGCGCCTGGCCAAGCATTACGCTGACGATGAAGTCGGTCGCCTGGCGGAGGCATTCGACACAACTTTTGAACAGCTGAGTCGCTCGCTGGAGCGGGAAAAGCTGTTCACAGGTGATGTCAGCCACGAATTGCGCACGCCGCTGATGGTCATCGGCTCGTCCTGCGAGCTGCTGTCCCAGTCGACCGACCTGAAGCAGAAACAGCGCGATCAGCTCGACCGCATTCATCGCGCCAGCGCCGAAATGCTCGAGCTGGTGGAAACCCTGCTAATGCTCGCGCGTGAACGTGGGACCATGGACGAAGCCGAGCGCGGGGTATCCCTTGCCCAGGTCGCTACCGAACAGAGCGGAATCTGGCGGGACCAGTTTCGTGCGCGCGGTATCGACTACCAATGCAGGGTCGAATCGGAGGATTCCGGCCGCTATCAGGGCACCTTTCTGCGCACCGTGATGTCCAATTTGTTGCGCAATGCCCTGCATTACACTGATGACGGCCAGGTCGAGCTCGTGTTGTTCGACGGCGGTTTCCGGGTCGAGGACACCGGGCCCGGAATCGCGCCGGAACAGCAGTCGCAAGTGTTTCAGCCCTTTCAGCGCGGCCCCCGCGCTCGCGGCGAGGGCCTGGGTTTGGGGCTGTCCCTGGTAAAGCGCATCTGCAAGCACCAGGGCTGGTCGGTCAGTGTGGAGCCCGCGCAGCCGAGCGGCTGTGTCTTTCGCGTGGATCTGGGGCAGGGTTGACACCTTCCGGGTGACTGAACCCGTCAAAGCAG
This region of Microbulbifer sp. SAOS-129_SWC genomic DNA includes:
- a CDS encoding HAMP domain-containing sensor histidine kinase gives rise to the protein MKLKQPLKQRIVIAFVMMTLLTSGAFSIGIVEIVRLVEEHLVSDDMHSELRAAMDALGTGRPLALDKDKRLFTDAGPQFAPPPEFARARAGFSEVMLGDRAYYVYKLSRDGFDYILVQDQLDFEEREQLLFDVVLACFVISVLIAWAFGAVLANRVMQPVALLAEEVRSGVRARGAERLAKHYADDEVGRLAEAFDTTFEQLSRSLEREKLFTGDVSHELRTPLMVIGSSCELLSQSTDLKQKQRDQLDRIHRASAEMLELVETLLMLARERGTMDEAERGVSLAQVATEQSGIWRDQFRARGIDYQCRVESEDSGRYQGTFLRTVMSNLLRNALHYTDDGQVELVLFDGGFRVEDTGPGIAPEQQSQVFQPFQRGPRARGEGLGLGLSLVKRICKHQGWSVSVEPAQPSGCVFRVDLGQG